The genomic interval GAAATAATGTAGTACTTATTAGTGGTCAGTTGGGCTAATTCAGCTATTTGTTGGTGataattgtacatttatttgtgtgtgaGGTATCTGGCGACTGCCGGTAGTTTACTCCCGAGtaccccggtttcttccacccataacaAAATTCTTGAGCTTCCCAGTTAATgcctaattaaaaaaaaaaaaataaattagttaataaataaataattacatgtaatcaaTAGTACTGATATACCGCCGTGTTAACGTGCACACTGGTATATCATAACAGGTACGCGAAGTGTACAATATTACTAAGGGTGGAAGTTATCAGTAAGTGTAATTCTAAGACTCCCTTGTGAGTCACaaagtgaaaaagtgaaaaaaagagtgaaatatataaaatatttttttaatgcgGTTGATTAATTTTTCTGGTATGTGCatcatttaacatatattgaACGTATTTTCATTGACGGCCGTTACTTGGGAAGGTCAAGCACCAACCTGGCGATTGTTGTCggtttaccccgggctgtgttcggttccctcccaccttaatgctgaccgGATCAGACCGCTAagaatataagtgaaatattcttgagtacggcgtaaaacaccaatcatataaataaataaataaataaatattttttttgattcatatacacaacaaaaacaaaaatccttATTATGAACCGTATATAAATAATATAGCAAAAATTTAGAAAcactgattttcattttattaatacTTATGTAAGATATTGCACAGTTTATTCAAAACCTTtcattagttatttatttgattggtgttttatgccgtactcaacaatatgtaagttatacaatggcggccagcattatggtgggtggaaacccggcagagcccagggcaaacccacgaccatccgtaggttccTGCAAGACACCTTTCATTAAAttatatattcagattttacgCATAGAATATCCTGACAGTGATTAGTTGAAAAAGAcgcaaaaatgaaatatttcatttttttttcctattggAATTATGCTTTAAGAacagaaattataaaattataaaactatGTTTTGTAGTTAAGGAAGTAAATTTGATATTCAGCAGAAACTTGTGCATTGTGTGTCATTTGTACGCATCTACACATCTATAACACACGTTTTATTCTTCTGAAATTTTTATATTACGGAAATTGTGGTCTCTGAACCGGAAATGGCGATTCCACCACCTACTTTCTACCCAGATACATTCATATGCATTCGCGCATGGGAATTCGCGACCTGCTGTCTCTCCGCGCGAGTTCTGTTGTTGCACATGATAGGcctttcattatttgtttggttAGAAACTCGCGTTTCCTTTGACCAGTGTTCAAGCTGTACGGCATGAATGAGTCTTTGGCAGCTATAATATGTACCGGCAGATCAATGCTCGCTGTTGTCTGCTGAAAGAATAAAGACAGCACTTAAAGCACATACAACAGTAACCTGGGCAAATTTTGACAATGCTTCGGTTTGTACACATTGTCCCTTTCCAGAGGCGTAGGCTGGGAGGCAAAAATGTTCCGCTCAAGCCGacgaaaaaatattttagcctatATTTCTTACGTAGCTATTAACATTCATTCCACAGATATTTGCTGTAGCCTACATATGGTCCAATATTTCACTCTCGTACCAATTTACTAAATAGTATATAGGCCCATTTAGACATGTTCTGTTATTTGAACCATTCCATATTGTTCTCGGTGGAAGACAAcgtgttttacagaattacctcTCTTGAATCGTATCGCGCCGGCAGCAGTAGCGGCACCTGGACCCTCACCTAATAGACCGTGATAGTGTCGTTCCGCTCTTGTCAAATCACCCTCCCGGGTGAAGCCCGGATATGTGTGTGGTTTCCAAGCATAACATTTTAACCAGGAGGATTCAGTTGACAACACATTTAATTTTACCGTTATATAATCGCAAGAAGCCTTTAATCGATACAACTCGGTGATGCTGTCTCTGTTTCCATTGAATTAGTATCGTTTGTCATGTGGAATAGTCAGTCAACTGTAACAATTAGGATGAGATGGTCGTAgattttcaccgggctctgttcggtctTTTTCCAaggtcgtgtaagtgaaacattcttgagtatggtgtacaaaatcagccaaataaataaattactaaatCTAGGTTATGACTTGTGAGTAGCTTTAATCATCATTTGTTTTGCTCATACACGGCACGAAGAAGTCAAATGCACTCCTTATGTTCCCTCTTTCTTCATTggctcttttatttatttatgttttatttatctgcatgtattttttatatggGCTTTggcgtcattttcataaatatttaaatgaaaccaCTTCAGTGCTCAAAGCAACCCAGCATTCTTTGCCAGGCATCTGACATAGTCCCTGACTTAAAGATCCAGCCAAACAAGCGAAAGGTAGATTCGAACCCTCGACCTTGTTGGTCAGAGGTCGATCGGCCGCAACCAGTTAACGCTTTGTTTTGTCTGACGTCAGGTCCCTACTTCTGCTTTAGCCATGGTGCTGTTGGGGGTTTTGATTTGCTAGTACCTAAGCAGtaacatgaacagtcagagtaaAACCCTATTGCTTGACtctggcgactttgctcctgcaCGAGATTcctcacgtgagctctcttgcaaaacttttcaattctgtagaaagtgatactatttttgattttctctctaccactGGTATGGCCGGAATGCTgcgattttaaactaccgtctgtgtttgttatgtgacttctgatgtccttttttgactgactagtaaatgaattatccgtagtagatcgactacttgacgttttattgtcgcgataaaactgaaatattgttgaaaacgacgttaaaactttcactcactcactcactctcattTGCCAGTTATGACACTGCCGTTGCTTCTTTGCTTTATTACTGACGAACCTTTCCAAGTATGCTCACCATAATGGTGGGCAGGAAATGGTCTTCATTTCACGTTCTAATGAACATTAGGCAAGGCAAGCGGATATAGGATTTGCAACCTAAATACCGACAATTTTCTTCCACTATTCGATGCTTTCTTGGTCTCAGACTTTATTGCTGACATTTTAATGACCACCTTAATTACCGTGCACACGGCTGAagtatttcataaattttctAACGGTTCTGAAGTGGGCTCTGCTTATAGCAACAAGGGCTTTCGAAAATCGAGGCCATCATTCGTGGTCCTAAATCACGCTATACCTCAGCTTTTCGTCGGCCAATCAGTAGCGTAACATACACGTAATCTCGTTCTAACTTATACGAGCCTCAAGTTGGCTCATGGACAAGGGCATATAATATCCAGTGTCATTTAATATTGATCACTCCTAGAGGGTAATTGCATACATATTTTAGCGGTGTGTTTAAACTCTATCAGGGACTTCTCGGTCTACCACAGCTTTGTGgataaaaaaagacaataatACCTAACATCGTCGACTCTGTTCTTAGGATAAACGGAGAACCATCGCTACAAGACGGCAAATTGCATTTTGTGCCAGCTGTGTTCGAATCATTTAGGTAAATTTCAGTACGATTGAGACATGCTTTTAACAGGCTTTTATGTTCACATATGGCTTGAACAAGTAGATTATGCTGCTGAAAAATTCATGAACAACTACACGTGAACAATAGGGCGCCATATATACTTCTATAAATAGACCGTAGTATGTTAACGACCACTTTATAACGGTTCTCTTTCTTCTGCAGATCCAAACACACGGGTATAGCTTGAAGGACGGTACCATCAAATCCGgcaacaagaaacaaaatgtccGCAAAGGTAAGATGAGTAGCACTTCATACCCGGATGTAGCACCTTATAAACGGGTGTAGCACTTTACATCGTCTCATGATCTGTTAACGACCGCTACATTTCTATACGAGgtctctcccgccgtacgtgggatggtttttacggcaacctgcggatgatcttgggtttcccgcgggctctgtccggtttcctcccaccataatgctggccggcgtcatATATTCTTCAATaaggtataaaacaccaaaaaaaaaaaacaataaataaaaaagtaaatctaAACAAAGTCAAGCCATAAGAGTAGGAAAGTACCTCGCTGGCCGGCCTCATATATTCTtcaatacggtgtaaaacaccaaaaaaaacaataaataaaaaagtaaatgtcGAGCCATAATAGTAGGAAAGTACCTCCGATCGAAAAACTACATTATCTACAATTTGGTAATGGATATTCTGACATTAATGCAATTTTCAAGATATGCAAAATAAGCAATAGAATATGGATGGGTTATATTCAACCATAACAACGGCGGGATAGCCGGATTCAAAATCGACGTAGAGCGGCGCTAGTGGAAGGTTAAAGCATCGACTTGCCCCCTCTAGCAAGCTCTTGACAGCAATGAAGGCCCATGTGCGAACCCAGACTGCACTGTTTTGGGCTGCtaatatttcaatattaaaattaaaacttgcaTCCACATTTGTGTGCACAtaaagtgaacatttttttaaatttcacaaatatattatgatttgtattttttgccTATTTTAATTATGAGACACTTTCGTCAAAATCCTGTTTTAATCCAGCATTAGTTAAAGTCTAGCTTACGTAAGTAAATTGCTGAACTCATTTAAACTCTTTAGTCTGTgtaatgtttgtacattttatgttttgcaGAACGACCTTTCAAAGGAGAGGATCGCAGGTATGTTAAGATTCTAATAGAAACGTGGCTCTGGGTATTTTGATAAGGGAGTGCAGCAGTGCTTCACATaaacaaacatgcatttttttacaAAGTTACAAGTGAAAGTCACACCTtagttcaaacatttttttttggcactgCGGTTTCCTATGGTGGCTGATAGCGTCCATTTTCAACCACAACCTTCGAGATCCCGCGTATCCGCCAGCGGCGCTTTTCTCTTCCATGCCACTATGGGGGGGCATGAAGGTCAGGGTGTCACTGAGGTCGCAGCTGCTATAAGCCGATATCGGCTGCCATCAGCCGCCATAGTTTCCAACACCACCCATAAACATTGTCACTgtcataaatattcttgaggtataaatcagtcaaatagCTTTGATAAAGTGCCCCCAAACCATAAAGAAGGTGTATTTACTTGAtgacacgttttttttttcacaagccTGTATGCAAAAACACGCCTGACAATGGAAAATATTGCATTAAGTCATTTATGCAAATTATCAGGTTAATTCATTTCTTACTAACTGTGTATCGTATCGAACACTGTCGAGAAAATACAGTGATTAGCTTAAAAGAAAGGTATGGAAGAAAACACGgcgcaaaaaacaaaaacacttcattTTCAGTTTAGGTGTCTTGACTTCAGATTTTACCCATTTCAAGAAATACAAATCAGGAAGAGAATTTCGGTTTCTTTATGTTCACAATAGACGaggatcaaaatcaaatcacaaTCGAAACTGACTCGAACCCAAGAATTGAACCCAAGACTCgtggctttacgtcaggagatttgttaggtacctgccgaagggcggtggtttattccatgcACTTCCTCATAAACTTGATGAATCTGCCTCTGGGAGAGGTGAAGCAGTTAGAAAAAACGGTGCAAACATCCGATCATGAATCGTAAATTAAAtagacaaatttaaaaaaaaaaattttaaaaatacacaatatttGTGTATTATAAACATATTATAACAGCCATCaacgtataggtgaaatattcttgagtagggcgtaaaacgccaatcaaattattaaaataaacctCTTGTGACGCCGAATTAAGCTAACGTTCCAAAATGCACAGCACCGGTAAACTTTGTTGATTTTCAGAAATCAAAGAGGCGTTTAAGATGTTTGACAAAAATGGCGATGGTGTGATTTCCATCACGGAGCTGGGGACAGTTTTGCGAGCTCTGGGACAAAATCCTACCAACAAGAACCTGGAGGAAATGATCAAACAAGCAGACATCACACGTAAGTTACTGGTTTGTGCAGCTCAAGCGTGGGGATAACGCCTGAGTTACTGGTACATTCTGTTCAAACACGGATTCACGCGTAAGTTACTGGTTCAAACTGTTCAACCGCGGACATCACGCGTAAATTACTGAATCATACTGTTAAAACGGAAATATCACGCATAAGGTActgtttttatacttttcaaaCGTGGACACCACGCGTATGTTACTGGCTTATGCTGTTCAAACGCgaactaaggattccttcgtcgtcatatgactgaaaaattgttaagtacgacattaaaccccgagcattcactcactcaaacgCGGACATCACACGTAAGATACCGGTTCACGGATACTTTTCAAACACGGACATCACGCGTAAATTACTGAATCATATTGTTAACATGGAAACACCACGTATAACTTACCgttttttatatacttttcaaACGTGGACACCACGCGTAAGTTAATGGCTCACGCCTTTCACGCCGGACATAATGCCTAAGTTAAATGTTAAAACGCGGACATCACGCGTGACTTCAGTTACCGGTTCATCCCTACTTTTCAAAGGCGGGTGTCACACGTCAGATAAATGTCCAAAGGCGGATATCGCGCGTAAGTTGCCGGTTCATACTGTTCAAATGCCTGTGTAACTGATTTAAATTCTTCGTTTTTTAAAACCTTACATGGCAGTACTCCGAATACTGTTCCTATAACTTACTATATTCCTATAAGCTAACCAGTGATATAAATCATTTGAATTTTATGGTGTTATTATTTGTCGATGACGATAAAGACTTATCGATAATCACGAATACTTAACTATCGACAAAATTCATCGATACCAGCCAATATCAACTGAGAGTTCAATAATTTCCTTCTTTGTATTAGCTGGCCTAAACGTTTGCAGTCGATGATACCTATCATTATGTATCTGGTCCAATTGTTCTTGAGACTGAAACATAATTCTTTTCCCAAATATTAAGAAGTTACCTACCGGAGGATAGTGGTTTTCTCCATACAGTCCggctttctccacccataaagttGTCCTTGGTCGGATAAGTGAAACAATTTTTAGAACGGCGTTGAACAAAACAATTGGCGAAATATTGTAAGATTGATTTCAATGCTGAGGACAACGAGTAAACGCTAGGTAGATGTGTAAATTAACTGTGCACCGCTACTGTTGCATCCAAATTATTGTAGCTTTCTGATCGTACCAGTTATTGTTGGTTTTTCAGAGAACGGCGTCATCGACTTTAATGAATTCACGAGACTCGTTTCCGTAAAAGGCTTGAAATCTCAAgaggaagaaaaagaagaacTGCGACTGGCATTCAAGATTTTTGACCGCGACAACAGCAACTTTATTGATTCTGCGGAATTAGCGGAAGTTATGAAACGTCTAGGGGAAGAGGGTTTGACGCCAAAGGAGATAGACGAAATGATTAAAGTCGCCGATAAGAACAAAGACGGGAAAATAAACTACAATGGTTAGTGTTTACTCTAAagcacaaatattctattaGTTCAAAATTAATATTCCATGAGACTAACAGactattatgttgaatatgagaaagtattatgttataatatcaGGATAAATTGTAGCTCtgactcagacaacagactttctgttaaaattaacagattatatttttattgtacCCATGAGTATCCATGGGTGTACTTAATGTCACTCGAACTTGTGGTAACTAAATCTACGAATTTCATGGCAGTATAAAATgtcaatgtacagtatgtttagAATTGTTGCAATATCCCgcaaaaaatgttattttataccTATGCATTCCTTTAAGTGAATGGCCGATGTTAAAACATACACGTGATGACAAAGCGACTATGAGCTGTTGAAAGAGTATGTTCTCTAAATAGTTCATTTATGTCAgctcagtgaaatattttgggcATAATCTTGTTGTGGTTATTTACAGAAGTTGATTAACTAGTTAGTTCATAAATAACGTATGTATTTCCAAAGCGGGCTAAGCCTTCTACCAGTGTTATGAACACAGTTTGTGAGTATACAAATCTCTAATTCTTTATCGTAACAGTACCCGCCACAATCATAGGTCGAAgtaagagttatgtcccttagacTGATGTTTGATTTCCGTCAACTTTTGGAAAAGTAGTCGTTTTAAGAATGGGAGTCTCGAAAAGCCACGTGTACTCTGTCAGTCACAGTTCTGCTCGCAGCCAGTCCCATGTACTTTAGCGTTAaaacatatattaataaatccatttatttatttatttgattggtgttttacgcggcactcaaaaatgtttcatttagtTGGTCGGAGAAGAAGCAAGCAAAAGCTGGAAAAAGGAAACATACTGGGGGAAATCTTACGTTATGAAACAGTAGCATGATTTTATAGTTTCGCTATGCAAGTAATGTTAGCTAAGAGATTCAACTTAACATTTGAGTATAAAAATGTAATGCATAGGCCTAATATTCCCGAGTTGATTTCCTATTTCAAAGATACTGTAAGCGGTGGTTACCGTTTGATAGATGAATGGACTATCAATTGAGCACTTCACACAACGCATATCTTGATTCCCGGACCATGCAATATCCAGAGCGTTGTGTTTGCCTGAACACAACATGTTTTGGTGACCACGCGCATGCGCGGCGCTGTATGCAGTGCGCAAATACGCGTCGATTCTGGAAACTCTCGTTCAGGCGTGTATATAGCCCCGTCAGAAAAGAAAGCAATGCATAATTAATTAATAGTGTTCATGAACTTAGTGTACacgttttcatattttcatctACGAATTGCCAGCCAGTTAGCTCTgaaaggttagaacaaggaaagatgactggttgaccgggtcagtataatgtgactaggtgggatccCATGTATGGTGTCTCCCACATGATacgtcagtggcggcagcactttggaggcattgactcgctctgccacaagaagacacagtacatgtacacacatccaatgactcttcgtcgtcatatgactgaaaacttgttagtacgacgttataccccaagcatATTTACCGACATACAAAGGCAAAAATCAGGTTTAACCCCACACCTCGTGTGTTCTAGTGATTGAAAAGTAATCGCCTCTAGCCACTAccaagataaataaaaatatagaaaaaatacCGAATGATCGACATTGGACTGAACTCAGCTCCTTTGTACGGTGGGGTAAACTCCAGAAGCACCATTCACGACACATGTACtgtcaaatttgttttcttttctctgttaCAGAATTCGTGGAGTTGCTCTGCTCGAATTAAGACGTAGCCTCTTTCTGGAGTTCTGTGTTTCCTTGTATTGCGGTAACTTGAAACTACATCTTGCCATATTTCACGGAACTACCCCCAAATCTGAAGGACGAATCAAAATTCACATATACGATTTCAAACTCGACCAAAATGTGATTTCAGTGTATTTAAGTTTGtattttgaatgtattttttatgtttatttatttcgcaTTTAGTTGATGTAATAAAGCTCTGTTAAATGATCTCGTTGCTTGTCATATATCGTTGCACTTTGTTTCATGTCTACAGATGTCagtgcagtatttatttattacttacttaattatttatttatctattagCTGTTATACGCCAAACAGTTTTGCTTTCATACAATAGCGGCcaattttatggatggaagaaacagAGGTGACCTGGGTAAAACACTGACCTTCAGcaaatcactgacaaactttcttatGAGTGTCTCTGGCACTCcgcttcataactgtgtctaattctgtatattttagatatttagatcgccatgttgcaaacatgaacagttgtaatcgaAACgcaacagagatacatattCTGATTATCGACAAGTTTTaaactatagtctatttcttttggAGAGTCGtgtatattcagctgtctgtaaatcagtcatattcgctaccaaaattgcctttaaccAGTGTCCcgtaacaacacaagcacaagctctacacattgacatgttgaacaTCCGtgttattacaaggaaaatacggttaaaatacattttctaattcataatgttaaacttcataagCTTAGTTTAGATACCGAGAActcattgccttgggtgacgtcataattgttcAAAACGacgttgcatgctggacaatgggcgtggagagtaatttgttttacaatggttGCACCatcaaactccacgcagtaacacagcatACACTACTGCctctgcgaatagactacatggctttaatttccaAACATCCGTCCCTAAATCCATACCGTCGTGAGCTCATATACCACAAGAAAtagaataaaatgcatttattaaggttatgtCATAAtgaaacgtgtaaacaatttcaaatatggcagtgtcagtaacacggtttacagttaagtccatagcagtttaggtaactggtgtcggcCTCCGTCAAAACACGCTGAACttcgcccaatatccagcataccactggtttttaaataattatgacgtcacccgagacaATGGGTTCTTGACGTCGAAACCAAGCTTATGGACTAAGATCATGGAtggtccattttggttgacggctggtatacaaatgacTGGTATATTTACTTTGACGGCTACTATATAAATTTGCAAATAGGCCACATTCTGTATgtgtttaaaaatgaaacattataTTTGTAAGAGTGTAATTATCTTTCATATAGAGTCCATGAATTTCAGTTCGGATATCAATCCGTAAGTGGGTTCTACGAGAAGCCAGCTATAGTTTACTGACCAATCAGATGGCAcgttccgtggctcagtcggttagcgcgctaacgcagcgtaatgacccaggagcctctcacctgtgcggtcgctgtgagttcaagtccagctcatgctggcttcctctccggccgtaagtgggaagatctgccagcaacctgcggatggtcgtgggtttcccccgggctgtgtccggtttcctcccaccataatgctggccgcagtcgtataagtgaaatattcttgtgtacggcgtaaaacaccaatcaaataaataaataaaactattacGCTGTCCACGGCCGATCTTggacttaagtaaaaaaatttATCATTAAACTTGGCATGTTTCTTTTCgctattttagctgaaatttgttgtacaataacatcCCCAGAATTTACCTCGTCAAGCAgtattttgactttgttacatcTGAAAAAACGATTTAAAAGCtatgtgaaattttaacttaagtctgAGAGCACTTCGTGATCCCGGAGCCAGTGATTGAAAGGCCGGTGCTTTTATGTACAAGACCACGGCTCATTGCCTCGTTATCGGTGAAATCCAGCCCTGTCATGAAAAGAAATTCTCGGTTCTCTTTTGCTTACGTCTTTGTTTTGACACAGAGACTAGAGGGCAGTCCGAAAGTAAATATCTAGGGAAAAATAGATGGGCTTTTTTATGTGGATATTGAAACAAACTATATTCTAGATGGCACGTTTGAATGGTGGCTGTGACTTTAGTTGGCCAACGCCCAGCTTAGTACGTACCTGCTTGCAAACAGTACCGACGAGTTCAATTCTGTTCAGTAGGGGAGAATTTTTAGAGTCTAGCGTGGAGTCAATTTTGAGTTCTTTCATTGCCGGACTCGGTTATTTGCGATGCAGTTTTGACTGTGTACAAagtaattaatatatatatatatatatatatatatatatatatatatatatatatatatatatatatatatatatatatatatttgcctaAGATAAAACTGACGTGAACTCCGTCGTATATACGTAAAACTCCCACAGAAGAAAGGTctatagtttgatttatttgtttcttttattgtCGTTCGAAAAAGCTATATCGGagattttttgcaaaaaaaaatccatactgactaataacatcaaatttatttacctTGTTTATTTACCTAAAATAGTTtcaattattgcctttcagtaaataacGGATTGGTACTGGTACCATATATGATG from Liolophura sinensis isolate JHLJ2023 chromosome 3, CUHK_Ljap_v2, whole genome shotgun sequence carries:
- the LOC135463870 gene encoding calmodulin-A-like: MSAKNDLSKERIAEIKEAFKMFDKNGDGVISITELGTVLRALGQNPTNKNLEEMIKQADITQNGVIDFNEFTRLVSVKGLKSQEEEKEELRLAFKIFDRDNSNFIDSAELAEVMKRLGEEGLTPKEIDEMIKVADKNKDGKINYNEFVELLCSN